A genome region from Macaca nemestrina isolate mMacNem1 chromosome 20, mMacNem.hap1, whole genome shotgun sequence includes the following:
- the LOC105497080 gene encoding zinc finger protein 614 encodes MIKTQESLTLEDVAVEFSWEEWQLLDTAQKNLYRDVMVENYNHLVSLGYQTSKPDVLSKLAHGQEPWITVAKIQNKNCPGIGKVDSLLQEHSLNQRLLKSVQQCNGQNTLRNTVHLSKTHFPIVQNHDTFDLYRKNLKSSLSLINQKRRHGINNPVEFIGGEKTLKHECMHAKTRFSENAKCIHTKFQVFKHQRTQKIEKPNACIECEQTFLRKSQLIYHENIHIPENPGSGQCEKLSRSVLFTKHLKTNTRDKICIPNEYRKGSTVKSSLIAHQQTHTEEKSYMCSECGKGFTMKRYLIAHQRTHSGEKPYVCNECGKGFTVKSNLIVHQRTHTGEKPYICSECGKGFTMKRYLVVHQRTHTGEKPYICSECGKGFTVKSNLIVHQRSHTGEKSYICSECGKGFTVKRTLIIHQRTHTGEKSYICNECGKGFTTKRTLIIHQRTHTGEKPYECNECGKAFSQKICLIQHERCHTGKTPFVCTECGKSYSHKYGLITHQRIHTGEKPYECNECGKAFTTKSVLNVHQRTHTGERPYGCSDCEKAFSHLSNLVKHKKMHTREMGRISQVENSCNEESQLLPYK; translated from the exons GAATCACTGACCCTGGAGGACGTGGCTGTGGAATTCAGCTGGGAGGAGTGGCAGCTCCTGGACACTGCTCAGAAGAACCTGTACCGGGATGTGATGGTGGAGAACTATAACCACCTAGTATCACTGG GGTATCAAACTAGCAAACCAGATGTACTCTCCAAGTTGGCGCATGGACAAGAACCATGGATAACAGTTGCTAAAATCCAGAATAAAAATTGTCCAG GAATCGGGAAAGTTGACAGTCTTCTGCAAGAGCACTCTCTAAACCAAAGACTTCTGAAGAGTGTGCAGCAATGCAATGGACAGAATACACTTAGAAATACTGTACATCTCAGCAAGACACATTTTCCTATAGTGCAAAATCATGATACATTTGACTTGTacagaaaaaatttgaaatcaagtTTAAGTTTAATAAACCAGAAGAGAAGACATGGAATAAATAACCCTGTTGAGTTTATTGGAGGTGAGAAAACGCTTAAGCACGAATGTATGCATGCTAAAACTAGATtttctgaaaatgcaaaatgcatCCATACTAAATTCCAAGTCTTTAAGCATCAGAGGACTCAGAAAATTGAGAAACCCAATGCATGTATTGAATGTGAGCAAACCTTCCTTAGGAAGTCTCAGCTCATTTACCATGAGAACATTCATATACCAGAAAATCCTGGAAGTGGTCAATGTGAGAAATTATCCAGAAGTGTCCTGTTCACTAAGCATCTGAAAACTAATACAAGAGACAAAATCTGTATACCCAATGAATATAGAAAAGGCTCTACTGTGAAGAGTAGTCTCATTGCACATCAACAAACCCATACAGAAGAGAAATCCTATATGTGCAGTGAGTGTGGAAAGGGCTTTACAATGAAGCGCTATCTAATTGCTCATCAGCGAACTCATagtggagagaaaccttatgTGTGCAATGAATGTGGAAAAGGTTTCACTGTGAAGAGCAATCTCATTGTACATCAGCGAACTCATACAGGGGAGAAACCCTATAtatgcagtgaatgtggaaaagGCTTCACCATGAAACGCTATCTTGTTGTACATCAGcgaactcatactggagagaaaccctatatatgcagtgaatgtggaaaagGCTTTACCGTGAAGAGCAATCTCATTGTACATCAGCGCTCCCATACAGGAGAAAAATCTTACATATGCAGCGAATGTGGAAAAGGCTTCACTGTCAAACGCACTCTCATTATACATCAGCGAACTCATACAGGAGAGAAATCTTACATATGCAATGAATGTGGTAAAGGCTTCACCACAAAGCGCACTCTTATTATACATCAGCGAACTCatacaggagaaaaaccctatgaatgcaaTGAATGTGGTAAAGCCTTCAGCCAGAAAATATGCCTCATACAACATGAGAGATGTCATACAGGAAAGACTCCCTTTGTATGTACTGAGTGTGGAAAATCCTATTCACACAAATACGGTCTCATTACCcatcagagaattcacacaggagagaaaccttatgagtgcaatgaatgtggaaaagcttTCACCACAAAGTCAGTACTCAATGTACATCAAAGAACGCATACAGGAGAGAGGCCGTATGGATGCAGTGATTGTGAGAAAGCCTTCTCCCACTTATCAAACCTTGTCAAACATAAgaaaatgcacacaagagaaatgGGTAGAATCAGTCAAGTTGAAAACTCCTGTAATGAAGAGTCACAGCTCCTTCCTTACAAGTGA